The uncultured Roseibium sp. DNA segment GTCGGGCATATTCGCCTTGGCGGAATATGCCCGATCCTTGCGGATGAGTGTCCGAGCCATGTCCTCCCCCGGACCCTTCCTGCAAGTTGCAGATTGTTATCCGGAAAGCATAACGGGAATGATTGTCTGCCGAAATGACGTGGATCAATGGTTTGCCGGGCCATATTTCGGGCGTCGCCAATATCTCATCCCGCGGAAAGGCCTACACCGTGTGTTGGCGGGCGTGGCCTTTCAGGCGCGTAAAGCCCATGGATAGGTGCGCCCGGCGGATATGACCGGCGGCTTCCATATCGCCAAGCCGCACTGCATCGGTGATCGCGGCGATCTCGCCTGCGAAAATGGCGACCTCCTCGGCGAAGTCCATCATGGGTATCATTTTCAGCCAGATCCGGCAGGTCTGGTAAAACAGCCGCTCGGACACTTCTACCAGCGGCAGATTGTCGGTCAGACGCATGAAGGCATGAAAGAAATCAATGTTCAGCCTTGCGAACACTTTCATCTCCGGCGCGGCGCGGAGCGCTTCGGCCCGTTTCCTGAGGTCCTCGAACAGCGCCAGAGTTGTTGCGTCGGGATGTTTTGGCGACAACCGTCCGACCAGTTCATTGAGCTCCATTCGCAATTGGTAAACCTGGGTCAGCCCATCGAGATCGACGTCGGTCACGAGGGTCCCGACCCCTTGAACCGACTGAAGCAGACCATCGGCCTCCAAAATCTTGAGCGCCTTGCGCAAGGGGCTACGGCTCACCCCGAATTCTGCTGCGAGCGCCTCTTCACTGAGCCGCATACCGGGCGGATAATCCGACATGCAGATGCGCTCGCGCAGCGTGTCATACATGATCTCGAACCGCTCTTGTGCGCCACCTGCCTTTTCGAGCGCGGCCGCCAGTTCATCGGACGATGTCATGGCCGTTGTTCCAGGATTGCCGAAAGGCCGGACAACATGTCGAGGCAGGACTGAAGCTGGCTGATGCTGACATACTCATCCGGCTGATGGGCCTGAGCAATTGATCCCGGCCCGCAAACGACGACCGACATGCCGAGCGACTGGAACAGGCCGGCCTCAGTACCGAACGCCACCACGTCGCACAGATCGGAACCGGTCAGTTTGCAGACGATGTCCCGCGCCTCATTGTCCGACATGACTTCCAGCCCGGCCACCTCACCGATGATTTCGGTGACAATGCGGGCATCTGCGGAGACCGCCTGCATCTCAGGCAGAAGCTGGGTCCGGCAATACTCCTCCAGTGCCTCCTTGATCAGAGTGGCATCCGCCTGCTGGACCGGGCGCATTTCCCATTCCACGGAACAGTTGCGCGCAATGACATTCCGTGCATTTCCGCCCTCGATCCGACCGACCTGAACGGTGGTCCAAGGCGGCTGATAGCGCTCGTTGGAAAACTTAGCGCCCGCCTTCACCGTTTCGCCCAGTTCCATGAGCCGGGCCATGAAGCGCACGGCATAGTGGATCGCATTGACACCCTTGTCCGGATCGGAGCCGTGCCCGTCGGTCCCGTGAAAACAGGTGGTATACTCGTAGCAGCCCTTGTGCCCCTCGATCACGCGCATCGAAGTCGGCTCGCCGATGATGGCCACCGAGGGGCGGATCTCCTGTGTTTTCAATTCCTCCACCAGATGGCGGGCACCGAAACAGCCGGTTTCCTCGTCGTAGGTCAGGGCCACGTGCAGAGGACGCTGAAGCCTCAATTTCGCATAGTGCGGGGCCATCGCCAGAACCGTGGCGATGAACCCTTTCATGTCGCAGGATCCACGGCCATAAAGCAGATCGTCCTCCTGGCGGAGCCGGAAGGGATCGGAGGTCCAATCTTCTGGATCCGCCGGAACCACGTCGGTATGGCCGGACAGGACGATGCCGTCAGGCGCCTCCGGACCGAGCGTGGCAAACAGATTGGCCTTCTTGCCGGTTTCGTCTCGCGAGACCGTTGTTCGGAACCCGTGGTGTTCCAGCAATTCCGAGGCGTAGACGATCAATTCGAGATTGCTGTCGGAGGAAACCGTCGGAAAGGCGATCAGCCGATCCAGGATTCCGATCGTCTCGTTCATGAGGCTCATGATAGCGCCACCGTCAGTCCTTCACATAGAGCTTGCGGGGCTTGGAGCAGAAACATTCCGCCGGTCCCTGCTCCTTGATCAGAATGCTCTCGGTGATCTCGAGCCCCCAGTCGTCCATCCAAAGACCCGGCATAAAGTGGAAGGTCATTCCGGGTTCCAGAATTGTTTCATCCTCGTGGCGGATCGAAATCGTGCGCTCGCCCCAGTCGGGCGGATAGGACAGACCAATAGGATACCCGGCGCGGGAGCCGCGTTCGATCCCGGCGGCTTCGAGAGGCTTTGCCAGCGCCCTTGCAATGTCGCCCGCCTTGTTGCCGGCAACAGCCGCCTCAAGCCCGGCTTCAAGCCCTTCCACGAGCGCGGATTCGGCATCCTTCATGAATTGCGGCGGCTTGCCGAGAAAGATCGTCCGGCACAAGGGAGCATGATACCGGCGATGACATCCGGATATCTCGAAGAACGTCGCCTCGCCTTTTTCGAGGAGCCGGCCGTCCCACGTCAAATGGGGAGCCGCTGCATCGGCGCCGCTGGGCAGAAGCGGCACGATGGCCGGATAATCCCCCCAGGCGTCGTCCAGACCCCGAACGGCATCGGCGTAGATTTCGGCAACCACATCGACCTTGCGCACGCCCGGTTCGACCCGCGCGACGATACCATCGATGATCTTTTCCGAAATCCGTGCCGCCTTGCGGATATAGACGATTTCCTCTTCGGACTTTACCGTGCGCTGCCAGTTCACCAGAGCAGTGGCATCGACAAAGGTGGCGTCTGGCAGCTCCTCGGTGAGGGTCAAATACGCCTTTGCGGAGAAATAGTAATTTTCCAGCTCAACGCCGATCCGTTTTCCGGCATAGCCCTTGTCGCGGAGAATGGCGGCCAGGGTTTCCATCGGGTGCAGCTGGCTCGACTGGATGTATTTGTCGGCATATTTGGCGACCCGCTCCGGCGCCATCCAGACCGTCCTCAGGGCACCATTGGCATCCTGGCGGCGGCCCCACCAGATCGGGTCCTCGTCATGAAACACCAAAACACCCTGATGGACGTAAAACGACCAACCGTCATAGCCGGTGACCCAGGCCATGTTTGACGGGTCCTCTATAAAAAGAACGTCGATATCCCGGCGCGCCATTTCCTTGCGAACCTTGGCGATACGGCGGTCATATTCGGCAGCACTGAACGGCAAATCATTCGCAGGCATGGTCGGTCATCTCCAAAACACCGATATTGTGCACAACTGTTTCTTTAAAACGCAATTACCGCAAGTCTTTTTCGCACTAACGCGTTGACCGCCGGCATTTTTATGCGATGTTGTACACAACAAGACAGAAGCCTTGTTCGATGACCGTCCCCGAAGAGGAAATCCGACGCATGTCCCTGTCGCTGGCCGATGTGTTCGCCGCACAAAAGACGATTGCCGGTCAGGTCGTGCGAACACCGCTGATCCCCTCTCCTTTCCTGTCGGAGAGAGCCGGCGTTCCCTTTCTGCTCAAGATGGAAACCATGCAGCCCACCGGCGCCTTCAAGCTGCGCGGCGCGACCAACGCCATTCTGAACGCGCCGGAGGGAACGAAGGCGGTCACCTGCTGCTCGACCGGCAACCACGGGCGCGGTGTCGCCTATGCCGCGCGGCGCCAGGGCATCAACGCGACCATCTGCATGTCGTCCCTCGTCCCACAGAACAAGGTTGACCGGATCCGGGCGCTCGGAGCGGACGTAAAGATCATCGGCACGAGCCAGGACGACGCCATGAAAGAATGCCTGCGTCTTTGCGAGACGGACGGTTTCGTAGATATCTCGCCCTTCGACGACGCGAACGTCATCAGCGGTCAGGGCACCGTTGGCCTGGAAATGCTTCAGGACTCACCGGATCTGAACATGCTGCTGGTGCCCTTGTCCGGCGGTGGGCTTGCCGGAGGCGTGGCGCTTGCCGTCAAGGCCATCAATCCGGATATCCGGGTCATCGGCATTTCCATGGACCGGGGCGCGGCCATGGATGCCTCGATCAAGGCGGGGCGCCCGGTAGAGGTTACCGAAGTCGCCAGCCTGGCAGACTCGCTTGGCGGCGGCATCGGCCTGGAGAACCAACTCTCCTTCAGCCTGTGCAGAGACTTGCTGGACGATGTGGTACTGGTCACGGAAAACGAGATCTATCGGGGCCTGCAAACCCTCTATTTCGAAGACGGACACGTCGCAGAAGGGGCCAGTGTCGTTGGCATTGCCGCACTCCTGGCGGACAAGCTGCCGGCCTTCAAGGGGCCAGTTGCCACGATCGTGACCGGGCGAAATGTGGACATGACCCAATTTACCGACGTGATCACCGGCCGTCCGATCCAACTCGGCGACACCATCGTTCAGGGCAGATCCTATGACGCATGATATGAAAATCCTGACGGAGACGGAATTGCGTCAAGTGATTCACCTGGATCTTGCCGCAATCGACTGTATCGAAAAGGCATTCGGCCTGCTTTCGACCGGCAAGGTCGTGATGCCTCCGGTTCTGTCCATGGCACTCAGGGACGCCAATGCGGAGGTCGATGTGAAGACGGCCTATGTGCCGGGTTTCGATGGATTTGCGATCAAGGTCAGTCCCGGATTCTTCAACAACCCGTCGATCGGCCTGCCGAGCCTCAATGGCCTGATGATTCTGTTTTCGGCAAAGACCGGGCTGGTGGAAGCGGTATTCCTGGACAACGGGTATCTCACCGACGTCCGCACGGCCGCTGCAGGCGCGGTCGCCGCCCGACACCTCGCACCCAAGGTCGTCAACACTGCCGGGGTCATGGGCACCGGCGTACAGGCGCGGCTGCAATTGCAGGCAGCTCATCTCGTCCGTCCCTTCGAAAGAGCCCTCGTCTGGGGCCGAGACCTGGAAAAAGCGAAAACGACCGCCTCGGACCTTCAAAAGAGCCTCGGCATTCCGGCCGAAGCCGTCGAAGACCCCAAAAGGCTCGTTTCCGAAAGCCAGCTGGTGGTGACGACCACCCCGGCAACCGACCCCATCCTGTCTGCCGACTGGCTGCACCCGGGCCTGCATATCACCGCCATGGGCTCCGATCAGGACGACAAGAATGAAATCGATCCGCAGGTCCTTCAACACGCAGACCTTGTCGTCTGCGACCGGCTCTCACAATGCGAACTGCTCGGGGAACTCAGAAGCGCGCTTGCCGCAGGCGTGATTCAGGATCAAAGTTCTGTCGTAGAACTGGGCGATGTCGTCAGCGGGAAGCATGCAGGCCGCCAGGGGGACGATGATATAACCTTCTGCGATCTCACCGGGACCGGTGTTCAGGATACGGCGATTGCCACCTTCGTCCGGAGCCGTCTGAACGGGACGGATACCGGCACCACCCTTTCGGCTTGATCCGGAATTTTAAGGTCAGCATCCGATGCTCAAATTGGACGACCGGGATCTTCAAATCCTGAAAGTACTGGCGAATGAGGCCCGCATTTCCAAGGCGGACCTCGCCAAGAAAATCAACCTCAGCCCAAGCCCGTGCTGGAAGCGCCTCGAAAGGCTCGAGAAGGCAGGGATCATCGAGGGCTATCATGCGCGGATCGCCCTGAAACAGGTCGCGCCTCATGTCACGGTTTTCGTCACCATCGAACTGGAACATCACCGCGCGGAATATTTCCAGCGGTTTGAACAGGCCATTCACGACCGGGATGAGATAATCGCCTGCTGGGCGATCGGCGGTGGCCTCGACTACCTTTTGCAGGTCGTGACACGCGACATCGATACCTATCAGCGGCTCATCGACGACCTTCTCGATCAAGGGCTCGGGGTTGTGCGCTATTTCACCTATGTCATGACGAAGGCGGTGAAAACCGGAACATCCCTCCCCCTGGATGTGCTCGCTCCGGCGCTTGCGATGAACTCAGTCGAAGCCGTCACGGGCGAAATGGAATAATTCCCAGCGATCAGCCGCTTATTCAGTCAGATCGTCTGCATAACCCTTCAGATTCGATCAAATCGTCTTCACCCCACCCTGTAGGCTCTCAGTCAAGCCAATCAGGGACCGAGCACCGTGCATAACGTTGAAGACGCACCTCTTTGCAAATCTCTTTTTGCTCAGATCGGCAACCGCCATCTGATCAGGCAGTTCAGCTATGTAAACGGCCGGTGGCTGGAGTCCGATACTCGGGCCAACTTCCAGGTCACGGATCCTGCTGATGGTGCTTGGCTTGGTGATGTCGCGAAGCTCTCCGCCAGCCAAAGTGCCGATGCGGTGGCGTGCGCCGACCAGGCCTTTGAGCTCTGGTCCTCCCTCTTGCCCCAGGAGCGCGCCGCCTATCTGATGAAGTGGCACGATCTGATGCTGGAAAACCGCGAAGACCTCGCCGTCATCATGACCCGGGAACAGGGAAAGCCGCTTTCCGAATCCCGTGGCGAGATCGATTACGCCGCTTCCTTTGTTTCCTTCTATGCCGAAGAAGCCAAACGCCCGAACATCGAAGGCGTTACCTCTCACCTGCCGGACGCGGAAATGGAAGTGTGGCGCGAGCCGGTCGGGGTCGCGGCGCTGGTCACGCCGTGGAATTTCCCGTCCGCCATGATCACCCGCAAGGCAGCCGCAGCACTCGCTGCCGGCTGCACCGTTCTGGTCCACCCTTCGGCGGAGACGCCTTTTTCCGCGCTTGCACTTGCCGAACTCGCCGATCAGGCCGGGATGCCGCCGGGCGTCTTCAACGTCCTGACCGGTACGGCGTCCGAAATCGTTCCGCCGTGGACCGACGACCCGAGGGTGCGCGCGCTGTCTTTCACCGGCTCCACTGAAGTCGGCCGCCTGCTCTACCGCAACAGCGCTGACACCATCAAACGCCTGGTTCTGGAACTCGGTGGCCATGCCCCGATGCTGGTGTTTGCCGACGCGGACCTAGATAAAGCCGTCGAACAGGCCGTATCGGCGAAGTTCGCCACCTCCGGCCAGGATTGCCTTGCCGCAAACCGGATATTCGTCGAGCGCCCGGTCTATGATGCATTCTGTGCCGCTTTTGCGAAACGGACCGCCGCACTGACGACGGGTCCGGGGATGAACGACAGCGATATTGGTCCCATGATCAACGAACGTGCCGTCGAAAAACAGGAAGCGCATGTTCTGGATGCGCTCGCCCACGGGGCGAAACTTCTGACCGGTGGCAAGCGCCACGCGGCAGGATCCCTGTTCTTCGAACCGACGGTGGTTGCGGACGTGCCCGCTAACGCCCTGATCATGCGGGAAGAAACCTTCGGACCGGTCGCTGCCATCGCCTCATTCGAAGGTGAGGAAGAGGCCCTCCGGATTGCGAACGAAACCGAGTACGGGCTGATCGCCTACCTCCATACCAAGGATCCGCGCCGGATCTACCGGGCCAGTCGCAGGCTTGCCTACGGAATGGTCGCGGTCAACCGCACCAAGGTGACCGGAGCGCCGATCCCTTTCGGCGGAATGAAACAGTCCGGCCTCGGCCGTGAAGGCGCCCGCTTTGGCATGGAAGCCTTCATGGACGTGAAATACGTGTGCCGCGACTGGGCGTGAACCGGAACCAAACCTGCATACAGACGTTGATCATAGGAAAGGAAGTACGATGTTGAAGAATGACAGGCTCGATGAGTGGGACAGATCGAGTTTTTTCCATCCTTCAACGCATCTTGCTCAGCATGCACGCGGCGAGAGCCCGAACAGGATCGTCACCGGGGGCTCCGGCGTGTTCATCGAAGACCGCGACGGAAACCGGCTGCTTGATGCGTTTGCAGGCCTCTACTGCGTGAACGTCGGCTACGGCCGAACGGAAATCGCCGACGCGATTGCAGAACAGGCGCGCGAACTTGCTTATTATCACGCCTATGTCGGCCACGGCACGGAAGCCTCGATCACCCTTGCGAAGATGGTGATGGACAGGGCTCCAAAGCACATGTCCAAGGTCTATTTCGGCCTGGGCGGCTCCGATGCCAACGAGACCAACGTCAAACTGATCTGGTACTACAACAACATCCTTGGTCGCCCGGAAAAGAAGAAGATCATTTCCCGCTGGCGCGGCTATCACGGCTCCGGCCTCATGACCGGTTCCCTGACCGGGCTGGAGCTGTTTCACAAGAAGTTCGACCTGCCGCTGTCCACGGTCCTGCACACGGTTGCTCCCGATTATTTCCGGCGCGATGACCTCTCCATGTCGGAGGGCGACTTCGTTGCCTATTGCGCGGCCGAGCTGGAAGCCCTGATCGAACGCGAGGGTGGCGACACCATTGCCGCATTCATTGGGGAACCGGTTCTGGGAACCGGCGGAATCGTTCCGCCGCCCGCAGGTTACTGGGAAGCGATCCAGCCGATTCTGAAAAAGCACGACATCCTGCTGATTGCAGATGAAGTGGTCACCGGATTCGGTCGGCTCGGCAGCATGTTCGGATCCGATCATTACCGAATGGAACCGGACATCATCACGATCGCCAAGGGCCTGACGTCCGCTTACGCACCGCTTTCCGGCTCCATCGTCTCTGACAAGGTCTGGGCCGTTCTGGAAAAAGGCACGGATGACTTCGGTCCCATCGGCCACGGCTGGACCTACTCGGCCCACCCGATCGGAGCGGCGGCCGGCGTTGCCAATCTTGAACTGATCGACAAGCTCGGACTGATCGACAACGCGGGCAAAGCCGGCGCCTATTTCAAGGCGGCGCTCACCGACGCATTCAAGGATCATGCGCATGTCGGCGACATCCGAGGCGAAGGCCTGATGTGCGCACTGGAATTCGTCGAAGACCGTGCCGGCAGGACCTATTTCGATCCGGCCAAAAAGGTCGGCCCGCAAATTTCGGCAGCGTTGCTGGCACAGGGGGTCATCGGGCGCGCCATGCCGCAGGGCGACATCCTGGGCTTTGCCCCGCCGCTTTGCATCACCGAGAGCGAACTCGACCGGGTGGTTGACGCGACCACGCAGGCTGTGGCGGCGGTCTTGAAATAATAATGGGCACCAGGGCCGGTGAGGAACCGGCCCGACCGGCCTGAACGGGCGAGAAGTCCACAAGGGAAGCTGCCGGCTGAATCAACTGCCGGCAGCTTTCGGAAGACCTTTTTCAGTCGGTAACCGGTCCCGCGGTTCCGGCCTTTTTGCGTTGAACAAATTATTCCGCAAAGTGGGCCTCCCGCTAAATTTTGCAGCAATGAAGTGCAAAAATTACTCATTTTTTTTCTCACTCCCCCTTCCCTTATCGCACAGATTTTGTTTTTCTTTCGCAGACTTAACCGTGCGGCATCAACAGATACCCATGAAGGGTGCGGGCGCCGGACGGTTTCGATGACAGAAGAATTAAAAATCAGAACTTGGGGACAGCATGGCGGATAACCGGGGCGCGGCAGTACGCTACGAAAACGTCCAGAAGAGCTACGACGGGGAAACACTGGTCGTAAAAAATCTTAATCTGGACATCCCACCGGGCGAGTTTCTTACGATGCTCGGCCCGTCCGGGTCAGGAAAGACGACCTGCCTTATGATGCTGGCAGGTTTCGAACCCGCAACCCACGGCGAAATCTTCCTGAATGACCGGCCGATCAACAACGTTCCGCCGCACAAGCGCGGGATCGGGATGGTCTTCCAGAATTACGCCCTTTTCCCGCACATGAGCGTTGCCGAAAACCTGGCATTTCCGCTCCAAGTGCGAAAAATGGGTAAGGCAGAGCAACAGGAAAAGGTCAAACGGGCTCTCGAAATGGTGGAGCTCGGTGACTTTGGCAACCGACGCCCGGCCCAATTGTCCGGTGGCCAGCAGCAACGTGTGGCCGTTGCCCGCGCGCTGGTGTTCGATCCCGAGCTGGTCCTGATGGATGAACCCCTCGGGGCGCTCGACAAGCAGCTGCGCGAGCAGATGCAATACGAGATCAAGCACATCCATGAAAACCTCGGCGTTACGGTCGTTTACGTGACCCACGACCAGACCGAAGCGCTGACCATGTCCGACCGGGTTGCCGTGTTCAATGACGGCATCATCCAGCAGCTGTCGACACCGGATTCGCTCTACGAGGATCCGCAAAACTCGTTCGTTGCCCAGTTCATCGGCGAAAACAACAAGCTGAGCGGCAAGGTCGTCGAAATCAACGGCAGCGAATGCCTTGTCGAACTCGACGACGGCACACGCCTGAAGGCCGACAAGGTCAATGTCAACGCCGTCGGCGACAGAACGACGATTTCTTTGCGTCCTGAACGCGTCGAGTTCGATCCGGGCGACCAGATGGACAATCTCGTCAAGGGCAAGATCAAAGAACTGATCTATCTCGGCGACCATATCCGCGTGCGCATGGATGTTGCCGGCAATGACGAATTCGTCGTCAAGGTCAGAAACCGTGGCGAAAAGCGTAAGCTCGAAACCGGGGATACCGTCCCGATCGGCTGGGCGCTTCACGACTGCAAGGCGCTCGACGCCGTTGCATGATATCACTGGCAGGGCACTCCGCGTGCCTGCCCGGGTGAGAAGACGGGGAAATCCCGTTCATAACCAGAAAGAGGGAGCTATATCTATGAAGCTCAAATCAGCAATTCTTGCAGGGTCGGCTCTGGCCCTGTTCAGCACCGCCGCCGTGGCGGAAGACATGACGCTTGTGTCATGGGGTGGTGCATACCAGGCATCCCAGAAAGCCGCCTACGCCGATCCGTATGTGAAGATGCATCCGGACATCAACGTGATCTGGGATGAATCGTCCAACGAAGCCGTGGCCAAGCTGCGTGCCATGAACGAAGCCGGGAACATCACCTGGGACCTCGTTGACGTGGTCGCATCCGATGCCATCCGTCTTTGCGACGAAGGCCTCGCCATGCCGATCGATCCGGACAAGGATCTTGCCGCAGCTCCGGACGGTACGCCCGCTTCTGAAGACTTCGGCGATCTTCTGGTTTCGGAATGCTTCATTCCGCAGATCGTTTACTCCACCACCTTCGGCTACCGCACCGATGTGGACGAATGGGGCGGCAAGACGCCCGACGACATTTGCGACGTCTTCGACCTGGAGACCTTCCCCGGCAAGCGGTCTCTTGAAAAGCGCCCGATCAACAACATGGAATGGGCCCTGCTCTGCGACGGCGTTGCCAAGGACGAAGTCTACGACGTCCTGGAAACCGAAGAAGGCCAGGCGCGCGCCTTCAAGAAGCTCGACACCATCAAGGATCAGGTCGTGTGGTGGTCTGCCGGTGCTGAAACGCCGCAGTTGCTCGCCGACAAGGAAGTCGTGATGGGGTCCACCTACAACGGTCGTCTGTTCTCGCTGATCGAAGAGCAGAAGCAGCCGGTCGCAATGCTCTGGGACGCCCAGGTGTTCGATCTCGACGGCTGGATCATCCCGACCGGCCTGCCGGAAGACCGTCTGGCCAGGGTCAAGGACTTCGTGAAGTTCGCGACCGACACGCAGCGCCTTGCGGACCAGGCCAAGTACATCTCCTATGGTCCTGCACGCAAGTCCTCCGCTCCGCTGGTCGGCAAGCATGAGACCCTCGGCATCGACATGGCTCCGCACATGCCGACCGACCCAGCAAACGCCAAGAACACCTTCCTCTATAACTACGAGTGGTGGGCTGATTACCGGGACGACATCGACGCCAAGTTCCAGGCTTGGCTGGCTCAGTAAGAGCGTTCCCTGACGCAGGACGGGGCCGACGACGGCCCCGTCCACCCACCTGATTGAAAAACCGGAACCGGTAGTCCAATGAGCGAAGCCACAGAGACAGTTCTGACGACACAGGACGGACGGCCCTTGAAGGCCAGCCTTCGGAAGGCTCTGCGCCGCGAAAAGTTGCGCGCGCTCCTGTTGATCGCACCACTGCTGATTTTCGTCCTGCTCACCTTCGTGGCTCCGATCGCGGACATGCTTTTCCGATCCGTGGAAAACGGCATCGTGGAAGAGACCCTACCGAAGACGGTCCAGGCCCTGGCGAATTGGGATCCCTCATCAGGCCAGATACCTGACGAAGCCGTCTTCGCGGCTCTTGTCGACGACCTCAGGGTCGCGGTGAAGGAGAAGACCCACACCCGGCTCGGCTCGCGGTTGAATTATGAAGAATCCGGCATGTCCAGCCTGTTCCGTAAGACCGGTCGACGTGTCAAAAGGATGGACGAAGGCCCCTACAAGGAACAGTTCATCAAGATCGACAAGGATTGGGGTACTCTGGAAACCTGGCAAACGCTGAAACAGTTTTCGCCACGGTATACGGACGGGTATTTCCTTGCGGCGGTCGACGCGGAGCGAACCGCAGATGGATTGCAGATGAAGCCTGAGAAGGAACAGGTCTATCTGTTCCTGTTCGGACGAACCCTGTTTCTGTCGATCGTCATTACGGTGTCCTGTCTCCTGCTCGGCTATCCGATCGCGTTTCTTCTCGCCGCCTTGCCGCTCAGGACGTCCAACCTTCTGATGATCCTTGTCCTACTGCCCTTCTGGACGTCACTGCTCGTGCGCACGTCCGCCTGGAAGGTCCTGTTGCAGCAACAGGGGGTCATCAACGATTTCCTTGTCTGGATCGGCGTCTTATCCGACGCGAACCGTCTGGTCATGATCAACAATCAGACCGGTACGATCATCGCCATGACCCATATCCTGCTGCCGTTCATGATCCTGCCGCTCTACTCGGTCATGAAGACGATTTCACCGTCCTATGTGCGCGCTGCCAAGAGCCTTGGCGCCACCGACTGGACAGCCTTCTGGCGGGTGTATTTCCCGCAATCCGTGCCCGGTATCGGAGCGGGCGCGGTGCTCGTGTTCATTCTGTCGATCGGCTACTACATCACGCCGGAACTCGTCGGCGGCACGAGCGGGATCTTCATCTCCAACCGGATCGCCTATCACATTTCCAGTTCGTTGAACTGGGGACTGGCGGCTGCCCTCGGGACGATGCTGCTTGCCGCGGTTATGCTTCTCTTCGTGGTCTACGACAAGATCGTGGGCATCGATAACGTGAAACTCGGTTAGGGGCTGATGATGAGTGACCTTCCTGCATACGCCTCCACCGGCCAGCGCGCCTGGTACTACGGCTTCCGGTTCATCTGCGGACTGATCTTCTTCTTCCTGATCTTTCCGATCCTGGTGATCATTCCGCTCAGCTTCAACGCCGAAAACTTCTTCACCTTCACCAAGGCGATGCTGGCACTGGATCCGGCCGGGTATTCGTTCAAGCACTATCATGACTTCTTTACCAATCCGGACTGGCAGCAGGCGCTGACGAATTCGTTCATGATCGCACCGGTCGCGACGATCCTGGCAACCAGTTTCGGCACCTTGGCTGCGATCGGCCTGTCCCAGTCCCACGTGCCCTACCGATCGGCCATCATGGCCGTGCTGATCTCGCCGATGATCGTGCCGCTGATCATTTCGGCGGCGGGCATGTATTTCTTCTATTCGCGGATCGGCCTTCAGGGAACCTATTGGGGCGTTGTGCTGGCACACGCGGCCCTGGGCACCCCCTTCGTGATCATCACGGTGACCGCAACCCTCGTCGGATTTGACCGAAGCCTTGTCCGGGCGGCCGCCAGCATGGGCGCCAACCCGGTCACGACCTTCTTCAAGGTGCAGATGCCGCTGATTATCCCGGGCGTCGTGTCCGGTGCGCT contains these protein-coding regions:
- a CDS encoding NAD-dependent succinate-semialdehyde dehydrogenase, whose product is MHNVEDAPLCKSLFAQIGNRHLIRQFSYVNGRWLESDTRANFQVTDPADGAWLGDVAKLSASQSADAVACADQAFELWSSLLPQERAAYLMKWHDLMLENREDLAVIMTREQGKPLSESRGEIDYAASFVSFYAEEAKRPNIEGVTSHLPDAEMEVWREPVGVAALVTPWNFPSAMITRKAAAALAAGCTVLVHPSAETPFSALALAELADQAGMPPGVFNVLTGTASEIVPPWTDDPRVRALSFTGSTEVGRLLYRNSADTIKRLVLELGGHAPMLVFADADLDKAVEQAVSAKFATSGQDCLAANRIFVERPVYDAFCAAFAKRTAALTTGPGMNDSDIGPMINERAVEKQEAHVLDALAHGAKLLTGGKRHAAGSLFFEPTVVADVPANALIMREETFGPVAAIASFEGEEEALRIANETEYGLIAYLHTKDPRRIYRASRRLAYGMVAVNRTKVTGAPIPFGGMKQSGLGREGARFGMEAFMDVKYVCRDWA
- a CDS encoding aspartate aminotransferase family protein is translated as MLKNDRLDEWDRSSFFHPSTHLAQHARGESPNRIVTGGSGVFIEDRDGNRLLDAFAGLYCVNVGYGRTEIADAIAEQARELAYYHAYVGHGTEASITLAKMVMDRAPKHMSKVYFGLGGSDANETNVKLIWYYNNILGRPEKKKIISRWRGYHGSGLMTGSLTGLELFHKKFDLPLSTVLHTVAPDYFRRDDLSMSEGDFVAYCAAELEALIEREGGDTIAAFIGEPVLGTGGIVPPPAGYWEAIQPILKKHDILLIADEVVTGFGRLGSMFGSDHYRMEPDIITIAKGLTSAYAPLSGSIVSDKVWAVLEKGTDDFGPIGHGWTYSAHPIGAAAGVANLELIDKLGLIDNAGKAGAYFKAALTDAFKDHAHVGDIRGEGLMCALEFVEDRAGRTYFDPAKKVGPQISAALLAQGVIGRAMPQGDILGFAPPLCITESELDRVVDATTQAVAAVLK
- a CDS encoding ABC transporter ATP-binding protein, with protein sequence MADNRGAAVRYENVQKSYDGETLVVKNLNLDIPPGEFLTMLGPSGSGKTTCLMMLAGFEPATHGEIFLNDRPINNVPPHKRGIGMVFQNYALFPHMSVAENLAFPLQVRKMGKAEQQEKVKRALEMVELGDFGNRRPAQLSGGQQQRVAVARALVFDPELVLMDEPLGALDKQLREQMQYEIKHIHENLGVTVVYVTHDQTEALTMSDRVAVFNDGIIQQLSTPDSLYEDPQNSFVAQFIGENNKLSGKVVEINGSECLVELDDGTRLKADKVNVNAVGDRTTISLRPERVEFDPGDQMDNLVKGKIKELIYLGDHIRVRMDVAGNDEFVVKVRNRGEKRKLETGDTVPIGWALHDCKALDAVA
- a CDS encoding extracellular solute-binding protein; translated protein: MKLKSAILAGSALALFSTAAVAEDMTLVSWGGAYQASQKAAYADPYVKMHPDINVIWDESSNEAVAKLRAMNEAGNITWDLVDVVASDAIRLCDEGLAMPIDPDKDLAAAPDGTPASEDFGDLLVSECFIPQIVYSTTFGYRTDVDEWGGKTPDDICDVFDLETFPGKRSLEKRPINNMEWALLCDGVAKDEVYDVLETEEGQARAFKKLDTIKDQVVWWSAGAETPQLLADKEVVMGSTYNGRLFSLIEEQKQPVAMLWDAQVFDLDGWIIPTGLPEDRLARVKDFVKFATDTQRLADQAKYISYGPARKSSAPLVGKHETLGIDMAPHMPTDPANAKNTFLYNYEWWADYRDDIDAKFQAWLAQ
- a CDS encoding ABC transporter permease subunit gives rise to the protein MSEATETVLTTQDGRPLKASLRKALRREKLRALLLIAPLLIFVLLTFVAPIADMLFRSVENGIVEETLPKTVQALANWDPSSGQIPDEAVFAALVDDLRVAVKEKTHTRLGSRLNYEESGMSSLFRKTGRRVKRMDEGPYKEQFIKIDKDWGTLETWQTLKQFSPRYTDGYFLAAVDAERTADGLQMKPEKEQVYLFLFGRTLFLSIVITVSCLLLGYPIAFLLAALPLRTSNLLMILVLLPFWTSLLVRTSAWKVLLQQQGVINDFLVWIGVLSDANRLVMINNQTGTIIAMTHILLPFMILPLYSVMKTISPSYVRAAKSLGATDWTAFWRVYFPQSVPGIGAGAVLVFILSIGYYITPELVGGTSGIFISNRIAYHISSSLNWGLAAALGTMLLAAVMLLFVVYDKIVGIDNVKLG